The proteins below come from a single Juglans regia cultivar Chandler chromosome 12, Walnut 2.0, whole genome shotgun sequence genomic window:
- the LOC109005934 gene encoding serine/arginine-rich SC35-like splicing factor SCL28 — MARYRSRSRSYSPRRRSRTPPRERKRYDDEPRDRYRESRSYRDRRSPASSGLLVRNLPLDARQEDLRIPFERFGPVKDVYLPKNYHTGEPRGFGFVKYRYAEDAAEAKQQLNHTIIGGREIRIVFAEENRKTPQEMRTTSRTSGRYGGSRRRTPPRSPRQRYHSYSRSPTPARRDSRDHGARDDYRSPSPRDEGDYRRSPSPRENGQSPHAARGYAPSKSLSPRGKNRSPSRSRSRSYSPR; from the exons ATGGCGAGGTACAGAAGCCGGAGCAGAAGCTACAGCCCTCGCCGGCGGAGCAGAACCCCTCCACGTGAACGCAAGCGATACGACGACGAGCCTCGCGATCGCTACCGCGAAAGCAGGTCCTACAGAGACCGTCGCTCCCCGGCTTCTTCTGGCCTGCTCGTCCGCAATCTCCCCCTTGACGCTAG GCAAGAAGATCTGAGGATCCCATTTGAGCGATTTGGTCCCGTGAAGGATGTGTATCTACCAAAGAACTACCATACTGG GGAGCCACGAGGCTTTGGATTTGTGAAATACCGATATGCTGAAGATGCTGCTGAAGCCAAACAACAACTGAACCATACAATTATTGGTGGACGTGAAATAAGAATTGTGTTTGCTGAGGAGAATAGAAAAACGCCTCAAGAAATGCGTACGACTTCCCGCACAAG tGGTCGATATGGAGGAAGCAGAAGGAGAACTCCACCAAGGTCCCCTAGACAACGTTACCACT CTTACTCAAGGTCACCTACACCAGCTAGGCGCGATTCAAG GGACCATGGGGCTAGGGATGATTATCGTTCTCCTTCACCACGTGATGAGGGGGACTACAGGAGGTCCCCGAGTCCAAGGGAAAATGGTCAGAGTCCCCATGCTGCGAGGGGTTATGCACCAAGCAAGTCACTGAGTCCAAGGGGTAAAAATCGCAGTCCTTCCAGATCTCGGTCACGATCTTACAG TCCTCGCTGA
- the LOC109005933 gene encoding squamosa promoter-binding-like protein 7 has protein sequence MESPSRPQQSPNPRVSEEMEDPSSDLWDFSELLDFTVDEHFSVSLDPDDIHPHPIPQEDPAAPTSNRRKRDPRLICSNFLAGRIPCACPELDEKMEMEMEVDVHGKKRARSVRTSTRRPRAAARCQVPGCETDISELKGYHRRHRVCLRCAHATTVVLDGVAKRYCQQCGKFHILSDFDEGKRSCRRKLERHNVRRRRKPSDSRVAAYSEPKGAMQTENVPCDGEAEKDGLCSSSPMAEMEAVLESEDVRVTTLCSDLNSQNMYCDTVASFVASGETQMHGENDNTKCSLSPLYCDNKTDYSSVCPTGRISFKLYDWNPAEFPRRLRHQIFQWLSSMPVELEGYIRPGCTILTVFIAMPMFMWTKLSEDPLSYLHDFVISPGRMLSGRGTILVFINDMIFRVMKGGTSVMKVKVEVRAPRLHYVHPICFEAGKPLEFVACGSNLLQSKLRFLVSFAGKYLALDYCVSSLHGQTEGDTASSCNHQLYKIFIPQTEKYLFGPAFVEVENESGLSNFIPILIGDKEICNEVEMLQQKVDASLFLKGSDFAAIVPPSDACEVFALRQSTFDEFLLDIAWLLKQPALENFQHSITATWIQRLNNLLSFLISNDSTTILEKLLEKLKIVLSNMKSDSMVNGNCAADLGLLEKYIDNARDNLHRKYKKSGSLVLQSEYVPEGEYVSQSPSKDNELFVSVNSQDTELVANARLGVQTCSTSSRSRNVPLLNREVVMKVNHIKGWPRKSCGRIGSGAIFSSRPGIFVISFGAVCLGICAILLHPHKAGEFAVSIRRCLFNRI, from the exons ATGGAAAGCCCTTCGCGACCTCAGCAATCTCCAAACCCTAGGGTTTCCGAGGAAATGGAGGACCCGTCCTCCGATCTCTGGGACTTCAGTGAACTCCTGGATTTCACTGTAGACGAGCACTTCTCCGTCTCCCTTGACCCCGATGATATTCATCCACACCCCATCCCGCAGGAGGATCCCGCTGCTCCCACTTCTAACCGCCGAAAGCGTGATCCCAGGCTCATCTGTTCCAATTTCTTGGCGGGTCGGATCCCCTGCGCCTGCCCCGAGTTGGATGaaaagatggagatggagatggaggttgacgTCCATGGGAAGAAGCGGGCCCGGAGTGTTCGGACGTCTACCCGCAGGCCTCGGGCCGCCGCGCGTTGCCAGGTTCCCGGGTGCGAGACTGATATCAGCGAGCTTAAAGGGTATCACCGCAGGCATAGGGTTTGTCTGCGGTGCGCGCATGCGACCACGGTTGTGCTTGATGGAGTGGCTAAGAGATATTGCCAGCAGTGTGGCAA GTTTCACATCTTATCAGATTTTGACGAAGGTAAACGTAGTTGTCGAAGAAAATTAGAACGCCACAATGTTAGACGGCGAAGGAAGCCAAGTGATTCTAGAGTTGCAGCGTATAGTGAGCCTAAAGGGGCCATGCAGACTGAGAATGTCCCTTGTGATGGTGAAGCAGAAAAAG ATGGTTTATGCTCGAGCAGCCCAATGGCTGAAATGGAAGCAGTCTTGGAGTCTGAAGATGTACGAGTTACCACTCTCTGCTCAGATCTTAATTCCCAGAACATGTATTGTGATACTGTTGCATCTTTTGTGGCTTCTGGTGAAACCCAGATGCATGGAGAAAATGATAATACCAAATGTTCTCTATCTCCATTGTACTGTGACAATAAGACTGATTACTCATCTGTG TGTCCGACAGGTCGGATCTCGTTTAAGCTTTATGATTGGAACCCAGCAGAATTCCCTAGAAGACTGCGGCACCAA ATATTCCAGTGGTTATCCAGTATGCCGGTTGAGTTGGAGGGGTATATTCGCCCTGGATGTACAATATTAACTGTGTTCATTGCGATGCCAATGTTTATGTGGACGAAG TTATCTGAAGATCCTCTATCATATCTCCATGACTTTGTCATCTCCCCTGGAAGGATGTTATCTGGAAGAGGCACCATACTTGTTTTTATCAATGACATGATTTTCCGGGTTATGAAAG GGGGAACTTCTGTGATGAAAGTCAAGGTGGAAGTGCGAGCCCCGAGACTTCACTATGTTCATCCTATATGTTTTGAGGCTGGAAAACCCCTGGAGTTTGTTGCTTGTGGAAGTAATTTGCTACAATCTAAACTTCG gtttcttgtatcttttgcAGGAAAGTATCTTGCACTTGATTATTGTGTTTCATCTCTACATGGTCAGACCGAGGGTGATACTGCTTCTAGCTGCAACCATCAGTTGTACAAGATATTTATTCCACAGACTGAAAAATATCTCTTTGGTCCTGCCTTTGTGGAG gtCGAGAATGAATCTGGCTTATCAAACTTCATTCCAATACTCATTGGAGACAAAGAAATTTGCAATGAAGTGGAGATGTTACAGCAGAAGGTTGATGCTTCTCTTTTCCTGAAAGGATCAGACTTTGCGGCTATTGTTCCTCCATCTGACGCGTGTGAAGTTTTTGCATTGAGACAGTCAACATTTGATGAGTTTCTTTTAGATATAGCGTGGTTACTTAAGCAACCTGCATTGGAAAATTTTCAACATTCTATCACTGCTACTTGGATTCAAAGACTTAATAATCTATTGAGCTTTCTGATATCTAACGATTCCACTACAATTTTAGAGAAACTGTTGGAGAAACTGAAGATTGTTCTGAGTAACATGAAATCTGACAGCATGGTTAATGGCAACTGTGCTGCTGATTTGGGTTTACTAGAAAAATACATAGACAATGCGAGAGATAATCTTCacagaaaatataagaaaagtgGAAGTTTAGTGCTGCAATCAGAATATGTGCCAGAAGGGGAATATGTTTCTCAAAGCCCCTCCAAAGATAATGAGCTCTTTGTCTCAGTCAACAGCCAG GATACAGAGTTGGTAGCAAATGCAAGGTTGGGAGTACAGACATGCTCAACTTCTAGTAGAAGTAGAAATGTTCCCCTGTTGAATAGAGAGGTAGTCATGAAAGTTAACCATATCAAGGGATGGCCTAGAAAGTCGTGTGGTCGCATCGGTTCTGGGGCAATCTTCAGCTCTCGCCctggtatttttgtaatttcctTTGGCGCTGTTTGTTTAGGGATATGTGCCATTCTCCTTCATCCTCACAAGGCTGGAGAATTTGCAGTATCTATCCGCAGGTGTTTGTTCAACAGAATCTAG